Proteins encoded within one genomic window of Deinococcus sedimenti:
- a CDS encoding SDR family oxidoreductase, producing MSLFQLNGKRALVTGGSRGIGLAAAHDLIRLGAQVTLAARNEDVLRRAADAIGARWVVADVSTPDGVASAVEAAGQVDILVSNAGGPSPAQPSAVTEAAWEQGFQTTFMSTARLAAAVLPGMRERHWGRIIAVTSLTVGRPALNLPVSNAMRAAVTNHLRTLALEVAADGVTCNTVAPGYTATERLNALHADPADAERLKARIPARRFGEPNEVGAAVAFLATKEAAYITGQEILVDGGWSI from the coding sequence ATGAGCCTCTTTCAGCTGAACGGGAAACGCGCCCTGGTGACCGGCGGGAGCCGCGGCATCGGGCTGGCCGCCGCGCACGATCTGATCCGCCTGGGCGCGCAGGTGACGCTGGCCGCCCGCAACGAGGACGTGCTGCGCCGCGCCGCCGACGCCATCGGGGCGCGCTGGGTCGTGGCGGACGTGAGCACCCCGGACGGCGTGGCGTCGGCGGTGGAGGCTGCCGGGCAGGTGGACATCCTCGTCAGCAACGCGGGCGGGCCGTCCCCCGCACAGCCCAGCGCCGTCACCGAGGCCGCCTGGGAACAGGGCTTCCAGACCACGTTCATGAGTACTGCCCGACTGGCTGCCGCCGTGCTGCCCGGCATGCGCGAGCGCCACTGGGGCCGCATCATCGCCGTGACCAGCCTGACCGTGGGCCGCCCCGCGCTGAACCTGCCGGTCAGCAACGCCATGCGCGCAGCCGTCACGAACCACCTGCGGACCCTGGCGCTGGAAGTCGCCGCCGACGGCGTCACCTGCAACACCGTCGCGCCCGGCTACACCGCCACCGAACGCCTGAACGCCCTGCACGCCGACCCCGCCGACGCCGAACGACTGAAGGCCCGCATTCCCGCGCGGCGCTTCGGCGAACCGAACGAGGTGGGGGCCGCCGTCGCGTTCCTCGCCACCAAGGAAGCGGCGTACATCACGGGGCAGGAGATCCTCGTGGACGGCGGCTGGAGCATCTGA
- the tatA gene encoding twin-arginine translocase TatA/TatE family subunit, which yields MSFGPLEIILIIAVIALIFGAKKLPELGKGLGQGIKEFKRETHHKDVVTDVPSRPLDPVTATPVTPVSDPVSERR from the coding sequence ATGAGCTTCGGACCCCTGGAAATCATCCTGATCATCGCCGTTATCGCCCTCATCTTCGGAGCCAAGAAACTGCCGGAACTCGGCAAGGGGCTCGGGCAGGGCATCAAGGAATTCAAACGCGAGACGCACCACAAGGACGTCGTGACCGACGTGCCCTCGCGCCCCCTGGACCCTGTGACCGCCACGCCCGTCACCCCGGTCAGCGATCCCGTCAGCGAACGCCGCTGA
- the tatC gene encoding twin-arginine translocase subunit TatC has product MSTPTKELSSAPLFDHLDELRKRLIISVIFLVVGMTVAFQYRTQLIEFFKEPLTHSVLYQAGKVKLVALQLTEQLMLSLNMSFWAGLALALPFLLWQVWAFIAPGLYAHERRWALPFILGAGMAFLGGALFGYELVLPTMIPFLADFMGGAVEGTFSIGSYLGMITTFLISFGLAFEMPILAVILTRIGIVNHTMLRAGWRIALVVIMIAAAVITPTPDPMNMMLVAVPLYVLYELSVILSRVFRVVPTEDTETPAPLSF; this is encoded by the coding sequence ATGTCCACCCCCACCAAAGAACTGAGCAGCGCGCCGCTGTTCGATCACCTGGACGAACTGCGCAAGCGGCTAATCATCAGTGTGATCTTCCTGGTCGTCGGCATGACCGTCGCCTTCCAGTACCGCACCCAGCTGATCGAGTTCTTCAAAGAACCCCTCACGCATTCCGTGCTGTATCAGGCGGGCAAGGTCAAACTGGTCGCCCTGCAACTGACCGAACAGCTGATGCTCAGCCTGAACATGTCCTTCTGGGCAGGACTGGCGCTGGCCCTGCCGTTCCTCCTGTGGCAGGTGTGGGCGTTCATCGCACCGGGTCTGTACGCCCATGAGCGCCGCTGGGCGCTGCCCTTCATCCTGGGGGCGGGCATGGCCTTCCTGGGTGGCGCGCTGTTCGGCTATGAGTTGGTGCTTCCGACCATGATCCCCTTCCTCGCGGACTTCATGGGGGGCGCGGTTGAGGGGACCTTCAGCATCGGCTCGTACCTGGGCATGATCACGACGTTCCTGATCTCGTTCGGGCTGGCCTTCGAGATGCCCATCCTGGCCGTGATCCTCACCCGCATCGGGATCGTGAACCACACCATGCTGCGCGCCGGGTGGCGGATCGCGCTGGTGGTCATCATGATCGCCGCTGCCGTGATCACGCCCACGCCTGATCCGATGAACATGATGCTCGTCGCCGTGCCCCTGTATGTCCTGTACGAACTCAGCGTCATCCTGTCGCGCGTGTTCCGCGTCGTGCCCACCGAGGACACTGAGACGCCCGCCCCACTGAGCTTCTGA